CGCGGACTTAGAGGAGGCGGGGCTTCTCACCCGGTCGAACGGGTACGCGGTCGAGCGTCCCGAGACGCTCATCTCGCTTCTGGTTCGGTACGCCGACTCGTTCGACGAGCGCACCGTCTCGTTTGCGGATCGGGCCGACGAACTGGTCAGCTACGACCCGTAAACCGACACCGGACGGGAACGCTCGTCCGTGATCGGGGCGGATTCGATGGTGTCTGCGATGATTCCCGAGACGGTTCGTCTGAACCGATCGTCCTGGAGTGCCTCGTAGGCCGCACGCTGCTGAGTGGGGGTCGCGTGGGGGACCATCCGGATCGTGGTGCCGTTTTCGTCGATCTCGACGTGCAGGTGAGCCTGCGGATAGGCACACGCCGCCGGCGCGATCACCTGCCGCAGCGAGCCCCGTTCGATCACCGCCGGGACGTGGTGGTGCCCCGAGAGCACGAGCGGGACGCCCGCCGCGGCCAACCGATCGGCGACGGCGGGGGAATCGTGCATGGTCGAGGTGTTCCACGGCTCGACGGTGGCGAGCGACCCCCTGACCAGCGGGAGGACGTTGTGGTGGGTAACGACGACCGGCACAGCGGCGTCGGAAGCCGCCGCGTCGAGCCAGTCGCGCTGGCGGGTGGAGATCGCCCCCCGATGGGAGTCGTGAAGGGAGCCGTCGGGAAGGGAGGTACTGTCGAGGACGAGGAGGTCGACGCCGCCGACGCGCTCGACGGCCGGGAGCCCGCTCGGTGTGTACCGTTCGTAGAACGTCTCGACCGGGACGGACGAATGGTCGTCGAACGATTTGGGCACGTCGTGATTGCCAGGCGTCGCGAGGAAGGGCGTTTCGAGTGCGGAGACGATCTCGCCGAACCGTTCGAGGTTCCAGGGCTCGCCGTCCTTCGTCAGATCTCCCGCAAAGACCACACAGTCGAGGTCGGCGTTATCGAGCCGTGAGATGGCGGTTTCGAGGCGTCGTTCGGTACAGTGAAGGAGCCTGTCGGTGCCCCGCTCGCGCGTCGAGACGTGGATGTCAGAGAGCACGCCGATCCGGGTCGGCTCGTCGGTTCGGGGCCGGGCGAACCGAGCGAGAACGATTCCCTCGGGGTCGAGGATCGGAGCTCCAGCGGGCGTCCCGGCAGGTGATAAACCGTCTCCCGTCATTGGGAACGATTTCCAGGCACGGGAGAAGAACGCTGCTATGAGGTGTCCGTCACACCCCGGCACCGACAGTACGGGTCGGGCTTCCTCCGGAGGTCTCAGTAGCCGATGGGATGGATCGTTACTGACTGACCATCCACGTCGTCGAGGAGGAGTAGCCCCACTTCTCGACGCTGAGACCGAACTCGCCCGACTGGAGCGTGCTCATGTTCGTCCCGACCTCCTTCGCCGTGAGGTCGAGGTCCTCCGCGATGAGGCGGGACTTGAAGTACGTCTTCGTCTCGACATGCTCGCGGAGGTACGTGAGGATGCGCTGTTGGGTCTCGTTCAGGCTCCCGACGGTCGCGGTGGTGCTCATGATACACCCTACGGACCTATCGACTTTAGCGGATTTGGTACGGCTGATTAACCCGGTGTCGGCTTGCGTTTTCTCCCCGATCGCGCCGGCCCGGGCGGGGCCACCGCCGGTCGGTTGGTACGGCTGGTTAATCCCGAAACAGATGGCCGGCCGCACAGGCGACCGCCTGTGCGAGGGCCGTCTCCCGGTCGAGACGGCCGCCGGTGAACACGCCGATAGCACCCTGTTCGCGGGCGATCCTGTCGGTCCCGAGGTGGTCGTCGAGGACGGGACCGAGTTCCCGGCCCCCGATCATCTCCATCGAGATCGGATCGGGCAGGCGGACCGACGGTCCGGAGCCGATCTCGATGCGCTTGCCGTCGGTGACGGCCGCCCACATGATCAAGAACAGCCCCTCGACGCCGCCGAAGCGATCGTCTTCGGGTGCGTTCGCCGAGCGCTCCCCGTCCGAGAGGTCGGCAACGCCACCCTCCAAACCGACGGCGAAGGCCACGTCGGGCCCGAACGACCGCTGGGCTCGGTTTCTCGCGCCGACGATCGTCTCCGTGCGCCCGACGGGCTGTTCGCTGACTCCGGACTCGACGCGACGGCTCTCGACTCGTGCGGACTCGAACACCCGCTCGACGGCCCCCCGCTTGACCGGATTCTCGCTTCCGACGGCAACGTCCATGCCCCACCCTCGGGCGCAAACGGGTTGCGTGTTCCGTTCCGCTCCCGACCGACGGGACTAATTAAATCATTCGTTACAGACCCCTCAATCCGCCGTATAACCCGGTGTTATACCGGTCCGGATTTCGATACCAAAACACCTAAGTAAGTTTCGGACTTACCACATCTCAACCAGACGATCCGGGATTTTTCAGGTATCCCTGCCCGGCCAGCGCCCGCCCTCTCACAACCAATGAGCGAGAACATCAGAGAACGAACGCGCGAGACCGAGGACGAACAGGAGCGAGAACGCGAGGACTACAGCTGTCCGGAGTGTAGCGGTCAGCTGATCAGCGACGACGAGCACGGCGAAACCGTCTGTGCGGACTGTGGGCTGGTCGTCGCCGAGGACTCGGTCGACCGCGGGCCCGAGTGGCGCGCGTTCGATTCGCGCGAGAAGGACCAGAAATCGCGCGTGGGGGCCCCGACGACCAATACCATGCACGATAAGGGCCTCTCGACGAACATCGACTGGCGCAACAAGGACGCCTACGGCAACTCGCTGGGCAGCCGCCAGCGCCAGAAGATGCAACGGCTTCGCAAGTGGAACGAGCGCTTCCGGACCCGCGACAGCAAGGAACGAAACCTCAAGCAGGCACTCGGCGAGATCGACCGGATGGCGAGCGCGCTCGGTCTGCCCGACAACGTCCGGGAGACCGCGAGCGTGATCTACCGCCGGGCGCTCAACGAGGACCTCCTGCCCGGCCGGTCGATTGAGGGCGTCGCCACCGCGAGCGTCTACGCCGCCGCCCGGCAGGCCGGCGTTCCCCGGAGCCTCGACGAGATCAGCGAGGTCTCCCGGGTCGAGAAGAGCGAGGTCGCACGCACCTACCGGTACGTGGTTCGGGAACTCGGACTGGAGGTCCAGCCCGCAGACCCCGAGAGCTACGTTCCCCGGTTCGCCTCGGGGCTCGAACTGTCGGACGAGGCCGAACACCGCGCCCGCCAACTGCTTCGCAACGCCAAGGAGAAGGGCGTCCACTCGGGCAAGTCGCCCGTCGGCCTCGCGGCCGCGGCGGTCTACGCCGCGGCCCTGTTGACCAACGAGAAGACCACGCAGGCCGCCGTCAGCGAGGTCGCGGACATCTCCGAGGTCACGATCCGAAACCGGTATCACGAGCTGCTGGAAGCAGAGGAGAGCGTCGGTATCGCCTGAGCCGGTCGACCGGCGTAGCCGCGAAGCAACAGTATAACGACCGATCGGTTCCTGGAGGGAGTATGAGCCTCGAGTTCGATTCCTTTACGCTCGCCGCCGCGACGGCCGATCTGAGCGAGGAGCCACGTGCACGCGAGCACGCCGATTGCGTCGAGTTCCGCATGGACCTCGCGACGGAGTCGCTGACCGCGCTGGCCTCCTATACGGGCGAGCTCCCGATCGTCGCGACCAACCGCACCGACCGGGAGGGCGGGGCGGGCGGCGAGGAGAGCGACGAGCGCCGTCTCGACGATCTAGCTCGTGCCGCCGAGTTCGATAGCGTGGGCGCGATCGACATCGAACTCGCCGCGCTCGAATCGGGTGCGGCCGAGACGACCGCGGCCCACGCGCGCGATCACGGGGCGAGCGTGATCGCCTCGGCCCACGACTTCGAGGGGATCCCCGACACCGACGGGATGCGCGAACTCCTCGATCGGGCGACCGAGCACGGCGAGGTCGGCAAACTCGCAGTCAGCGCTACCGATCCGGGTGACGTCCTCGCGTTACTCTCGGTCACCGACGAACTGGCGGGCGAGGGCAAACGCGTGGCGACGATGGCGATGGGCGAGGCGGGCCGACACTCGCGGGCGGTCGCGCCGATCTACGGTTCGCGCATCGGCTACGCGCCGGTCGACCCCGCGAACGCGACCGCACCGGGACAGTACGATCTGGCGACGCTCCGGGAGTTGGTCGAGCGGTTGCGGTAACGCCAGCACTTTTGTCCTCGTCCCCGTAGGCGGTCCCATGTCAGGTGTCTCGCTCGACGCGCTGCTCGAACGGAACGACGCACACGCCGACTCGCTCCCCGAAGACCACTTCGACGCCGTCCAAGACGGCCAGCGACCCGCGGTCGTCTCGGTGTGTTGTTCGGACTCGCGCGTCTCCCAGGAGGGGATGTGGGACGCGACGGAGCCGGGGTGGATCTTCACCCCGAGCAACATCGGCAATCAGGTCCGCGAGCGCCACGACGGCGATCTCGTGGTCGACGGCTCGGTCCTGTACCCGATCGCCCACACGGAGACGGGGACGGCGGCCGTCGTCGGCCACACCGGCTGTGGGGCGATCACGGCGGCCTATCGAGCCGTCCGGGGCGAAGCTGGCGAGGAACCCCCCGGGATCGAACACCGGATCGAACTGCTCGTTCCGATCGTCGAGGAGGCCCTCGAGAAGGGCGTCGTCGCCCCCGATGCCGAGGAGTCGACGGCGATCAACCGGCTCGTCGAGTACAACGTCCGCCGGCAGGTCGAGTTCCTCCGTGAGGCCCCAGAGGTACCTGACGAGCAGCGCGTCTACGGGTTCGTCTACGACTTCCAGCGTGTCTACGGATCGACTCCGGGGAGAACCTACCTCGTGAGCGCCGACGGCGAGACCGACCCCGATCGCCTACGCGAGCTAGTTGGGGAGGACGCCTACGACCACGTCCGGAGCCTGCTCGCGTAGGCCGCCTAGCGGTCCATCGACGCGGGGACGGTGGGGACGACCGGCATCCGCGAGGTGATCAGATACGAGGACTTGCGGGCTGCGCCCTTCGCGTACTGGACGGTGCTTTTGCGGATCGGCGTCCGTCTGCCCTGGATGCGGGTCGCGCCCTCCGAGAGGGCGTCGATCACGGTTTCGCGCGGGACGTCCGCGATCGTCGACGCCCCGTCGGTCTCGATGGTGATCTCGGTGTAGGCCCGCCCGACGTTCGGCAGGTAGTGGGCGTCGCTCGCACCGAGTTTCGGGTACGCGTGGCGTTCGGCGAACGCCCGCGCCCGACGGTTTCGATAGCCGGTAAACAGCATCGAGTTGTACACCTCGATGGCGTCACAGTCCTCGATCCGGCGCTTTCGCACGCCGTGGCGCGAGCGCTGGAAGGGGTGTGGAACCGCCGCGACGCCGCCCAACTCCCGGACCTCCTCGACGGTGTCCTCGAAGGGGTTACCGGCGTCGGGGAGCTCCTCGACCCCGATGGCCAGCAGGTGGCCGTGGGCGGTCGAAACTTCGACCCCCGGGATGCCGATCAGCCCATACCGAGGGGCGAGTTCGGCGGCCCGGATCGAGTGTTCGATCTCGTCGTGGTCGGTGATCACCACGCCGTCGAGCCCGATGTCCGCAGCGTGTTCGAGGATGAGTTCGACCGGCTCGTGGCCGTCGTACGAGCCCTCGGAGTGGACGTGGGGATCGACGGAGATGGTAATGGAAGTGGACATCAGTGTTCACCGCGGGATCAGGACGCCCCGAAGAGCGCGATTACCTATCAATATGTCGGAAACAAAGTTAAATCCTTCTGTCGGGTGTGCGTGTGATAGTCACCCGGGGATGGCGCCCGGACGGGCCACTCAGAGGTAGTTCTGCCGGCGAAAGTAGTCGGCGAGGACGAGCGTGAGGCCGGCCATTCCGAGCATGACGGCGAAGTACCCGCCCGTCCAGCCGAGTTCGGGCATCGTCTCGAAGTTCATCCCGTAGACACCGACGACGAACGTCAGCGGGAGGACGATCGTCGCGACGACCGTGAGGCGTTTCATCACCTCGTTTGTCGACTGGGAGATCGTGTTCAGGTAGATGTCCCGGGCCCCGCCGACCAGATCGCGGTAGGTCTCGGTGAGTTCGACGAGATGGACGAGCCGATCCGAGACGTCCCGGAAGTACTTTTCTGTCTCGGGGCGGACGTGGTCCGGATCGCCGCGCGCGAGCGCGCCGACGGCCTCGCGGGTCGGCCACACGAGCTTTCGAAACACCAGTAGCTCGCGCCGGAGGCTGTTGAGTCGTTCGAGCGTCTCGATGTCGGTCGAGGTCATGACGCTCTCCTCGACGATCTCTATTCGCGACTCGAGCGAATCGAGGGTTTCGAGGTACTCGTCGGTGACCCCGTCGACGATCCGGGAGGCGACGAAGTCCGACCCGCGAGCGAGCACCCGTCCGTCGGACTCAACGGTGCGCCACGCCCGGTCACAGGCGTCGGTCGTGGTAAACGAGAACGTCACCAGCCAGTCGTCCCCGATACAGATCCCGAGCGGGTCGACGGCCAGTTCCTCCCCGAAGGATGTCTCTCCGGCGGCGAGTTCGGCGATCTTCAACAGGACGAACGTGTACTCGGGGTACTCCTCGGTCTTCGGTCGGGCCACCCCCGAGAGGTCCTCGACGGCCAGCGGGTGGATCCCGAAGGTCTCTGCGACCCGGTCGAGGTCCGCGGGGGTGGCGTCGGTCACGCGCACCCAGACCGCCCGCTCGGCCTCGC
The DNA window shown above is from Halalkalicoccus jeotgali B3 and carries:
- a CDS encoding PHP-associated domain-containing protein, whose translation is MSTSITISVDPHVHSEGSYDGHEPVELILEHAADIGLDGVVITDHDEIEHSIRAAELAPRYGLIGIPGVEVSTAHGHLLAIGVEELPDAGNPFEDTVEEVRELGGVAAVPHPFQRSRHGVRKRRIEDCDAIEVYNSMLFTGYRNRRARAFAERHAYPKLGASDAHYLPNVGRAYTEITIETDGASTIADVPRETVIDALSEGATRIQGRRTPIRKSTVQYAKGAARKSSYLITSRMPVVPTVPASMDR
- the corA gene encoding magnesium/cobalt transporter CorA, with the protein product MIRSLAADGSRPESLAAAREAERAVWVRVTDATPADLDRVAETFGIHPLAVEDLSGVARPKTEEYPEYTFVLLKIAELAAGETSFGEELAVDPLGICIGDDWLVTFSFTTTDACDRAWRTVESDGRVLARGSDFVASRIVDGVTDEYLETLDSLESRIEIVEESVMTSTDIETLERLNSLRRELLVFRKLVWPTREAVGALARGDPDHVRPETEKYFRDVSDRLVHLVELTETYRDLVGGARDIYLNTISQSTNEVMKRLTVVATIVLPLTFVVGVYGMNFETMPELGWTGGYFAVMLGMAGLTLVLADYFRRQNYL
- a CDS encoding metallophosphoesterase family protein → MTGDGLSPAGTPAGAPILDPEGIVLARFARPRTDEPTRIGVLSDIHVSTRERGTDRLLHCTERRLETAISRLDNADLDCVVFAGDLTKDGEPWNLERFGEIVSALETPFLATPGNHDVPKSFDDHSSVPVETFYERYTPSGLPAVERVGGVDLLVLDSTSLPDGSLHDSHRGAISTRQRDWLDAAASDAAVPVVVTHHNVLPLVRGSLATVEPWNTSTMHDSPAVADRLAAAGVPLVLSGHHHVPAVIERGSLRQVIAPAACAYPQAHLHVEIDENGTTIRMVPHATPTQQRAAYEALQDDRFRRTVSGIIADTIESAPITDERSRPVSVYGS
- a CDS encoding carbonic anhydrase, with product MSGVSLDALLERNDAHADSLPEDHFDAVQDGQRPAVVSVCCSDSRVSQEGMWDATEPGWIFTPSNIGNQVRERHDGDLVVDGSVLYPIAHTETGTAAVVGHTGCGAITAAYRAVRGEAGEEPPGIEHRIELLVPIVEEALEKGVVAPDAEESTAINRLVEYNVRRQVEFLREAPEVPDEQRVYGFVYDFQRVYGSTPGRTYLVSADGETDPDRLRELVGEDAYDHVRSLLA
- a CDS encoding DUF84 family protein — protein: MDVAVGSENPVKRGAVERVFESARVESRRVESGVSEQPVGRTETIVGARNRAQRSFGPDVAFAVGLEGGVADLSDGERSANAPEDDRFGGVEGLFLIMWAAVTDGKRIEIGSGPSVRLPDPISMEMIGGRELGPVLDDHLGTDRIAREQGAIGVFTGGRLDRETALAQAVACAAGHLFRD
- a CDS encoding transcription initiation factor IIB; its protein translation is MSENIRERTRETEDEQEREREDYSCPECSGQLISDDEHGETVCADCGLVVAEDSVDRGPEWRAFDSREKDQKSRVGAPTTNTMHDKGLSTNIDWRNKDAYGNSLGSRQRQKMQRLRKWNERFRTRDSKERNLKQALGEIDRMASALGLPDNVRETASVIYRRALNEDLLPGRSIEGVATASVYAAARQAGVPRSLDEISEVSRVEKSEVARTYRYVVRELGLEVQPADPESYVPRFASGLELSDEAEHRARQLLRNAKEKGVHSGKSPVGLAAAAVYAAALLTNEKTTQAAVSEVADISEVTIRNRYHELLEAEESVGIA
- a CDS encoding DUF7123 family protein gives rise to the protein MSTTATVGSLNETQQRILTYLREHVETKTYFKSRLIAEDLDLTAKEVGTNMSTLQSGEFGLSVEKWGYSSSTTWMVSQ
- a CDS encoding type I 3-dehydroquinate dehydratase; amino-acid sequence: MSLEFDSFTLAAATADLSEEPRAREHADCVEFRMDLATESLTALASYTGELPIVATNRTDREGGAGGEESDERRLDDLARAAEFDSVGAIDIELAALESGAAETTAAHARDHGASVIASAHDFEGIPDTDGMRELLDRATEHGEVGKLAVSATDPGDVLALLSVTDELAGEGKRVATMAMGEAGRHSRAVAPIYGSRIGYAPVDPANATAPGQYDLATLRELVERLR